A part of Vespula pensylvanica isolate Volc-1 chromosome 20, ASM1446617v1, whole genome shotgun sequence genomic DNA contains:
- the LOC122636034 gene encoding serine protease snake-like isoform X1 has translation MMTFFFIRWNFIIIFLLFISDNLLLTSSENAGSSSSSKTIGDSPYNSDPIFIISSSPIVYSFGHINERNPEENPFLMEKDKTNVINRNDQYVNNPFLNLYNGVNRKEEIPISISTLPLNKTDNDSSSFIKPYINSSFPAIDLQNQGNGKNKEISSPQEQAKLSNSSNRYSTRTKSDIKCEEYGKQFLSISEVQSLVGINTQVLRVESEQCTKFDQLVTGGTIATPGEFPHMVALGKILRDGSFMLYCGATLISPSWVLTASHCTYGPNGSPTVAKIGIHNIKDKKDGIVIEIEQMIRHPSYNPPAMYADIALIKLKTSVTFSNLIKPACLYQLYDNVPMKVWISGWGVTEFGDEQSEKLQKAQLDIINNIACSIKHNNSLAVPYGVTPSMICAGDPYGGWIKDACQGDSGGPLQLPHPIYSCLFQVIGITSFGEGCAIVDSPGVYTRVSHYLNWIEDIVWPEN, from the exons AtgatgacattttttttcatacgttggaattttatcataatttttttattatttatatcggaCAATCTATTACTTACATCTTCCGAAAATGCag GTTCTTCGAGCTCGTCGAAAACAATAGGTGACAGTCCTTATAACAGTGAtccaatatttataatctctTCTTCACCTATCGTATATTCATTCGGACATATTAATGAACGCAATCCAGAAGAAAATCCATTTTTAATggaaaaggataaaacaaatgttataaatagaaatgatcAATACGTTAATAATCCattcttaaatttatataacggAGTTAATAGAAAGGAGGAAATACCTATATCTATTTCTACACTTCCTTTAAACAAAACTGACAATGATTCTAGTTCATTTATAAAACCATATATAAATAGTTCATTTCCTGCAATTGATTTACAAAATCAAGGAAATGGTAAAAACAAAGAGATTTCAAGTCCTCAGGAACAAGCTAAACTTTCAAATTCATCTAATAGATATAGTACTAGGACTAAGTCAGATATCA AATGTGAAGAATATGGTAAACAATTTTTGAGTATATCAGAAGTACAATCTTTAGTTGGCATCAACACACAAGTTCTTAGAGTAGAAAGTGAACAGTGTACAAAATTTGATCAGCTTGTAACTGGTGGTACAATTGCAACACCTGGTGAATTTCCGCATATGGTTGCCTTGGGCAAAATATTAAGGGATGGATCTTTTATGCTTTACTGCGGTGCCACATTAATTTCACCTTCCTGGGTCCTTACTGCTTCACATTGTACTTATGGACCAAA tGGTAGTCCAACAGTTGCAAAGATTGGTATTCATAATATAAAGGATAAGAAAGATGGAATTGTAATTGAAATTGAACAAATGATACGGCATCCATCTTATAATCCTCCAGCGATGTATGCAGACATAGctcttattaaattaaagaCATCTGTTACTTTTAGCAATTTAATAAAACCGGCATGTCTTTATCAGCTATATGACAATGTACCTATGAAAGTTTGGATTAGTGGTTGGGGTGTTACTGAGTTTG GTGATGAACAAAGCGAAAAATTGCAGAAAGCACaacttgatataataaataatattgcatgttcgataaaacataataattcCCTAGCAGTTCCATATGGTGTAACACCTAGTATGATATGCGCGGGTGATCCTTATGGTGGATGGATTAAAGATGCTTGCCAAGGAGATTCAGGTGGACCTTTACAATTACCACATCCCATATATTCGTGTCTTTTCCAAGTAATTGGAATTACGAGCTTCGGAGAAGGTTGTGCGATCGTAGATTCACCTGGGGTGTATACAAGAGTCTCTCATTACCTTAATTGGATAGAGGATATTGTCTGGCCAGAGAATTAG
- the LOC122636034 gene encoding serine protease snake-like isoform X2: MEKDKTNVINRNDQYVNNPFLNLYNGVNRKEEIPISISTLPLNKTDNDSSSFIKPYINSSFPAIDLQNQGNGKNKEISSPQEQAKLSNSSNRYSTRTKSDIKCEEYGKQFLSISEVQSLVGINTQVLRVESEQCTKFDQLVTGGTIATPGEFPHMVALGKILRDGSFMLYCGATLISPSWVLTASHCTYGPNGSPTVAKIGIHNIKDKKDGIVIEIEQMIRHPSYNPPAMYADIALIKLKTSVTFSNLIKPACLYQLYDNVPMKVWISGWGVTEFGDEQSEKLQKAQLDIINNIACSIKHNNSLAVPYGVTPSMICAGDPYGGWIKDACQGDSGGPLQLPHPIYSCLFQVIGITSFGEGCAIVDSPGVYTRVSHYLNWIEDIVWPEN; this comes from the exons ATggaaaaggataaaacaaatgttataaatagaaatgatcAATACGTTAATAATCCattcttaaatttatataacggAGTTAATAGAAAGGAGGAAATACCTATATCTATTTCTACACTTCCTTTAAACAAAACTGACAATGATTCTAGTTCATTTATAAAACCATATATAAATAGTTCATTTCCTGCAATTGATTTACAAAATCAAGGAAATGGTAAAAACAAAGAGATTTCAAGTCCTCAGGAACAAGCTAAACTTTCAAATTCATCTAATAGATATAGTACTAGGACTAAGTCAGATATCA AATGTGAAGAATATGGTAAACAATTTTTGAGTATATCAGAAGTACAATCTTTAGTTGGCATCAACACACAAGTTCTTAGAGTAGAAAGTGAACAGTGTACAAAATTTGATCAGCTTGTAACTGGTGGTACAATTGCAACACCTGGTGAATTTCCGCATATGGTTGCCTTGGGCAAAATATTAAGGGATGGATCTTTTATGCTTTACTGCGGTGCCACATTAATTTCACCTTCCTGGGTCCTTACTGCTTCACATTGTACTTATGGACCAAA tGGTAGTCCAACAGTTGCAAAGATTGGTATTCATAATATAAAGGATAAGAAAGATGGAATTGTAATTGAAATTGAACAAATGATACGGCATCCATCTTATAATCCTCCAGCGATGTATGCAGACATAGctcttattaaattaaagaCATCTGTTACTTTTAGCAATTTAATAAAACCGGCATGTCTTTATCAGCTATATGACAATGTACCTATGAAAGTTTGGATTAGTGGTTGGGGTGTTACTGAGTTTG GTGATGAACAAAGCGAAAAATTGCAGAAAGCACaacttgatataataaataatattgcatgttcgataaaacataataattcCCTAGCAGTTCCATATGGTGTAACACCTAGTATGATATGCGCGGGTGATCCTTATGGTGGATGGATTAAAGATGCTTGCCAAGGAGATTCAGGTGGACCTTTACAATTACCACATCCCATATATTCGTGTCTTTTCCAAGTAATTGGAATTACGAGCTTCGGAGAAGGTTGTGCGATCGTAGATTCACCTGGGGTGTATACAAGAGTCTCTCATTACCTTAATTGGATAGAGGATATTGTCTGGCCAGAGAATTAG
- the LOC122636035 gene encoding palmitoyltransferase ZDHHC16 isoform X2 has product MVALLKVCIVCIAYWIGLPYWWEKSPFMTIFLLLIGNWLLINVCFHYYMGVNVAAGYPPQGGLIPEAVSICKKCIKPKPPRTHHCSICNKCVLKMDHHCPWLNNCVGHYNHRHFFQYMAFTVVGILFIMIFGIEIAYQEFFPAHEAELDGHPVRINNSEIIPVAESLDHLSKEEIAEIAKQAAENKEKEWRRRLIVFAALICVATFTALGALTWWHAGLITRGETSIEARINSTETEKYKALGKSYQNPYNFGPRENWKLFLGIVDRSWWYVLFPSTHDPYGNGLTWRTIHDIKIS; this is encoded by the exons ATGGTAGCTTTATTAAAAGTATGCATCGTTTGTATCGCATATTGGATTGGCTTACCTTACTGGTGGGAAAAGAGTCCATTTatgacaatatttttattactaattgGAAATTGGCTTCTTATAAACGTATGTTTCCATTACTACATGGGTGTAAATGTAGCAGCAGGTTACCCACCACAAGGTGGTCTTATTCCAGAGGCTGTGAGCATTTGTAAAAAATGCATTAAACCAAAACCTCCTAGAACGCATCATTGTTCTATTTGTAACAAGTGTGTGCTTAAAATGGATCATCATTGTC cATGGCTAAATAACTGTGTTGGTCACTACAATCAcagacatttttttcaatatatggCTTTTACTGTTGTGggaattttattcattatgaTCTTTGGAATAGAAATAGCATATCAAGAGTTTTTTCCAGCACACGAAGCTGAGCTAGACGGTCATCCAGTTCGCATTAACAATTCTGAGATTATTCCTGTG GCAGAATCATTAGATCATTTatctaaagaagaaatagcTGAAATTGCAAAACAAGCTGctgaaaacaaagaaaaagaatggagaCGCAGACTTATAGTTTTTGCAGCATTAATTTGTGTAGCTACATTTACAGCACTTGGGGCACTGACTTGGTGGCATGCAGGTCTTATTACAAGAGGAGAAACTAGTATTGAAGCACGCATTAATAGtactgaaacagaaaaatataaagcacTTGGAAAATCATATCAAAATCCTTATAATTTTGGACCAAGGGAAAACTGGAAATTGTTTTTAGGCATAGTTGATAG AAGTTGGTGgtatgttctttttccttcaactCATGACCCATATGGAAATGGTCTTACTTGGAGAACAATCCACGACATTAAAATATCTTGA
- the LOC122636035 gene encoding palmitoyltransferase ZDHHC16 isoform X1, with protein MVRIQWSLRQAPRHIRLSIKKKWCRLQITCKSLFYNDFLDWSYMCDILMEPIFWFVENFTALLGPVCVVMVALLKVCIVCIAYWIGLPYWWEKSPFMTIFLLLIGNWLLINVCFHYYMGVNVAAGYPPQGGLIPEAVSICKKCIKPKPPRTHHCSICNKCVLKMDHHCPWLNNCVGHYNHRHFFQYMAFTVVGILFIMIFGIEIAYQEFFPAHEAELDGHPVRINNSEIIPVAESLDHLSKEEIAEIAKQAAENKEKEWRRRLIVFAALICVATFTALGALTWWHAGLITRGETSIEARINSTETEKYKALGKSYQNPYNFGPRENWKLFLGIVDRSWWYVLFPSTHDPYGNGLTWRTIHDIKIS; from the exons ATGGTTAGAATTCAGTGGTCTTTGAGACAAGCACCAAGGCATATTag gctcagtattaagaaaaaatggtGTCGTTTACAAATCACAtgtaaatctttattttataatgactTTTTGGATTGGAGCTATATGTGTGATATACTTATGGAACCAATATTTTGgttcgtagaaaattttactGCCCTTTTAGGACCA GTATGTGTAGTAATGGTAGCTTTATTAAAAGTATGCATCGTTTGTATCGCATATTGGATTGGCTTACCTTACTGGTGGGAAAAGAGTCCATTTatgacaatatttttattactaattgGAAATTGGCTTCTTATAAACGTATGTTTCCATTACTACATGGGTGTAAATGTAGCAGCAGGTTACCCACCACAAGGTGGTCTTATTCCAGAGGCTGTGAGCATTTGTAAAAAATGCATTAAACCAAAACCTCCTAGAACGCATCATTGTTCTATTTGTAACAAGTGTGTGCTTAAAATGGATCATCATTGTC cATGGCTAAATAACTGTGTTGGTCACTACAATCAcagacatttttttcaatatatggCTTTTACTGTTGTGggaattttattcattatgaTCTTTGGAATAGAAATAGCATATCAAGAGTTTTTTCCAGCACACGAAGCTGAGCTAGACGGTCATCCAGTTCGCATTAACAATTCTGAGATTATTCCTGTG GCAGAATCATTAGATCATTTatctaaagaagaaatagcTGAAATTGCAAAACAAGCTGctgaaaacaaagaaaaagaatggagaCGCAGACTTATAGTTTTTGCAGCATTAATTTGTGTAGCTACATTTACAGCACTTGGGGCACTGACTTGGTGGCATGCAGGTCTTATTACAAGAGGAGAAACTAGTATTGAAGCACGCATTAATAGtactgaaacagaaaaatataaagcacTTGGAAAATCATATCAAAATCCTTATAATTTTGGACCAAGGGAAAACTGGAAATTGTTTTTAGGCATAGTTGATAG AAGTTGGTGgtatgttctttttccttcaactCATGACCCATATGGAAATGGTCTTACTTGGAGAACAATCCACGACATTAAAATATCTTGA